One window from the genome of Glycine soja cultivar W05 chromosome 12, ASM419377v2, whole genome shotgun sequence encodes:
- the LOC114379879 gene encoding protein EMSY-LIKE 3-like: MDYEPYDSSGTDDDLPPTHQNRISRGGGGRLAGNGRSAVASIPYPRMYGEIDMETQIHQLEQEAYSSVLRAFKAQADAITWEKESLITELRKELRLSNEEHRELLGRVNADDVIRRIREWRQAGGHQPGVLSTGQGLHDSIPSPTVSASRKKQKITPSVPPSRSFGGPSPPFHPQTVTAPHQPSSSAAKRGSAPGSKGKKHKPGQILPGVSSMKQYPSSGPGGRNQVSNRAVMGEHAEGASFDSLVGRRVRTRWPDDNNFYEAVITNYNPADGRHNLVYDMGSANETWEWVNLSEISPEDIQWVGEDPGINHRGGFGGPGHGMNRSVGRDGVPGAGRGRGAAKGQSRKDFLSSQNGLGKKVHDDIQILHTDTLIKEVERVFSANHPDPLEVEKAKKVLKDHEQALIDAIAKLNDLSDGESDGAGHHFSHAQSMDRE, encoded by the exons ATGGACTACGAACCCTACGACAGTAGCG GAACTGATGATGACCTTCCACCAACCCATCAAAATAGAATTTCCAGGGGAGGAGGAGGACGTCTGGCTGGGAATGGGAGATCTGCTGTTGCTTCAATTCCTTACCCAAGGATGTACGGTGAAATTGATATGGAGACCCAAATTCATCAGCTTGAGCAAGAAGCATACAGTTCAGTTCTAAGAGCTTTTAAAGCTCAAGCCGATGCCATTACTTGG GAGAAAGAAAGTTTGATTACAGAGCTGAGAAAAGAACTTAGATTGTCAAATGAGGAGCACAGAGAACTTCTAGGTCGGGTTAATGCAGATGATGTGATACGGAGGATAAG GGAATGGAGACAGGCAGGTGGCCATCAGCCTGGTGTACTTAGTACTGGTCAAGGTCTTCATGATTCAATTCCCAGTCCCACAGTCTCTGCTTCTCGCAAAAAGCAGAAGATTACACCATCTGTACCACCATCACGATCTTTTGGTGGGCCTTCTCCTCCTTTTCACCCCCAAACAGTGACTGCGCCCCACCAACCATCTTCTTCTGCAGCGAAACGAGGATCTGCTCCTGGGTCAAAGGGAAAGAAGCACAAACCT GGTCAAATATTACCTGGTGTCTCTTCAATGAAGCAGTATCCTTCATCAGGACCAGGTGGAAGGAATCAAGTATCTAATAGAGCTGTCATGGGTGAGCATGCTGAGGGAGCATCATTTGATTCGTTGGTTGGTAGGAGAGTGCGGACAAGGTGGCCTGACGACAATAACTTCTATGAAGCTGTTATCACGAACTACAATCCAGCCGAT GGACGACATAATTTGGTCTATGACATGGGGAGTGCAAATGAAACATGGGAATGGGTTAATCTATCAGAG ATATCTCCTGAAGATATTCAGTGGGTAGGTGAGGATCCTGGAATCAATCATCGTGGGGGTTTTGGGGGCCCTGGTCATGGGATGAATAGGTCTGTTGGACGAGATGGTGTTCCAGGAGCTGGAAGAGGTAGAGGAGCTGCAAAGGGGCAATCCAGAAAAGATTTTTTGTCATCACAAAATGGCCTAGGAAAGAAGGTGCATGATGATATACAAATACTTCACACAGACACACTAATCAAGGAG GTGGAGAGGGTATTCAGTGCAAATCACCCTGATCCCCTTGAAGTTGAGAAAGCAAAGAAAGTATTGAAG GATCATGAGCAGGCTCTTATTGATGCAATTGCAAAACTTAATGATCTTTCTGACGGTGAAAGTG